In one Alnus glutinosa chromosome 14, dhAlnGlut1.1, whole genome shotgun sequence genomic region, the following are encoded:
- the LOC133856820 gene encoding B3 domain-containing transcription factor ABI3: MEKLQGEDLHAGPGNDPNPSGFNGLEEQEEALGVDDRQIWLSNDQDHQLLAEVRDGSMFYNDFPPLPDFPCMSSSSSSSSIPAPVKAIMCSSSSSSASSSSSAASWAVLRSDAEEDVEKKNNYNHDSVDAPPPPPSASAALSSTASMEISQPPYDCLEGVDCMDLMETFGYMDLVESNDFFDPSCIFQNHEHNALEGFQQEQEHHEQLQLQSNNNNNEEIIIHEEKDDRQPDDMATVFLEWLRTNKETVSAEDLRSVRIKKSTIECAAKRLGGGKEAMKQLLKLVLEWVQTNHLQKRRTKELALTTNFHIPNQYYQDLLQNPNPNPNLNSESNPNPCFPTQPPWIPQLPLPPYMSEPTAIVAAAPPAYPSMVGYMDDPYTNGQSPYPAPTEYHMQLDSSQSWPSSQFTLVSHYNTFPDNNIHPAPQAFASYGNHQYPYQQYFNGHGDRLVRLGSSATKEARKKRMARQRRFLSHHRHHHNHHNQQNQHQNQNITDQHARLGNDSCTTAAVAQPSPGNWVYWPPSAAVGAISASPVMPMEVAMGHLADRTAMQPQNVQGRVAPDRRQGWKPEKNLRFLLQKVLKQSDVGNLGRIVLPKKEAETHLPELEARDGISIAMEDIGTSRVWNMRYRYWPNNKSRMYLLENTGDFVRANGLQEGDFIVIYSDVKCGKYMIRGVKVRQQGPKPESKRPGKSQRNQHASSTTPAGASSSPAAHKKL, from the exons ATGGAGAAACTGCAAGGTGAAGATTTGCATGCAGGGCCTGGAAATGATCCAAACCCTAGTGGGTTTAATGGTTTAGAGGAGCAAGAAGAAGCATTGGGTGTTGATGACAGACAGATCTGGCTTTCAAATGATCAAGATCATCAACTTCTTGCTGAGGTTCGTGATGGTTCAATGTTTTACAATGACTTCCCTCCTCTCCCAGATTTTCCTTGCATgtcatcatcttcatcatccTCATCGATTCCGGCACCAGTGAAGGCTATTATGTGCTCCTCGTCGTCTTCTTCGGCATCATCGTCTTCTTCGGCGGCTTCTTGGGCCGTTCTGAGGTCAGACGCAGAGGAAGATGTGGAAAAGAAGAACAATTACAACCATGATTCAGTGGATGCACCGCCGCCGCCGCCGTCTGCGTCAGCAGCCTTATCGTCGACCGCCTCCATGGAGATCTCTCAGCCACCTTATGACTGCCTTGAAGGCGTGGATTGTATGGATCTGATGGAGACTTTTGGGTACATGGATCTGGTTGAAAGCAACGATTTCTTTGATCCATCGTGTATCTTTCAAAATCATGAACACAACGCGCTAGAGGGTTTTCAACAAGAGCAAGAACATCATGAGCAGCTTCAGTTACAGagtaacaacaacaacaacgaaGAGATCATCATCCATGAAGAGAAGGATGATCGGCAGCCTGATGACATGGCGACGGTGTTCTTGGAGTGGCTTAGAACAAACAAAGAGACGGTCTCTGCTGAAGACTTGAGAAGCGTGAGGATCAAGAAATCCACCATAGAGTGTGCCGCAAAGCGCTTGGGTGGAGGAAAGGAGGCCATGAAGCAGTTGTTGAAACTTGTACTTGAATGGGTTCAGACTAACCATCTTCAGAAAAGGCGCACCAAAGAATTAGCACTAACCACCAATTTTCATATTCCCAACCAATATTACCAAGACCTcctccaaaaccctaaccctaaccctaatctgAATTCTGAATCAAACCCAAACCCTTGTTTCCCCACCCAGCCCCCATGGATTCCTCAGCTGCCGCTGCCGCCTTATATGTCGGAGCCGACAGCGATAGTGGCGGCAGCTCCGCCGGCTTATCCTTCGATGGTTGGGTATATGGATGATCCTTACACAAATGGCCAAAGTCCTTACCCAGCTCCAACCGAGTATCACATGCAGCTGGACTCCTCACAGTCATGGCCTTCGTCACAGTTTACTCTGGTGTCTCATTACAACACATTTCCAGACAATAATATTCACCCGGCTCCACAAGCTTTTGCCAGCTATGGGAATCATCAATACCCGTATCAACAGTACTTTAATGGGCATGGAGATAGGCTTGTGAGATTAGGCTCTTCAGCTACTAAAGaagcaaggaagaagaggatgGCGAGGCAAAGGCGGTTCTTATCACACCACAGGCACCATCACAATCACCATAACCAGCAAAATCAGCACCAGAACCAGAATATTACAGATCAGCATGCAAGGCTTGGGAACGACAGTTGCACCACCGCCGCAGTAGCTCAGCCCAGTCCTGGCAACTGGGTGTATTGGCCGCCCTCTGCTGCCGTTGGGGCTATTTCGGCCTCACCGGTGATGCCAATGGAGGTGGCAATGGGACATCTGGCAGATCGGACGGCCATGCAACCGCAGAATGTGCAGGGTAGGGTTGCACCAGACAGACGGCAG GGATGGAAACCTGAGAAGAACTTGAGGTTTCTTCTCCAGAAGGTATTGAAGCAGAGCGATGTGGGTAATCTTGGAAGAATTGTGTTGCCAAAg AAAGAAGCAGAGACCCATCTTCCAGAATTGGAGGCAAGAGATGGCATTTCTATTGCCATGGAAGACATAGGGACTTCCCGTGTATGGAACATGCGCTACAG GTACTGGCCGAACAATAAGAGCAGGATGTATCTGCTTGAAAACACTG GAGATTTTGTGAGGGCCAATGGACTCCAAGAAGGAGACTTCATCGTCATCTACTCAGACGTCAAGTGTGGCAAATAT ATGATACGAGGAGTGAAGGTACGGCAACAGGGGCCTAAACCCGAGAGCAAAAGGCCTGGAAAATCGCAGAGAAACCAGCATGCAAGTTCAACCACTCCAGCTGGTGCGTCATCTTCACCCGCCGCACACAAAAAGCTGTGA